Proteins encoded within one genomic window of Candidatus Brevundimonas colombiensis:
- a CDS encoding ClbS/DfsB family four-helix bundle protein, translated as MGVPQDRQALLDAVRRTYAALRADLSGVPASLAALPELEGHVAGTLISVDDLIAYLVGWNRTVLKWHEREAAGRPIDYPDTGFKGNELGRLAQRFYADLAGAPHDARLAMLDDAYRAIMVLIESHDDHSLYGLPWYGTWTRGRMIQFNTSSPYANARKRLRPWMKQHGLTTARAVRASRIDANPVRIGG; from the coding sequence ATGGGCGTTCCGCAGGATCGTCAGGCTCTGCTGGACGCCGTGCGGCGCACCTACGCCGCCCTGCGCGCCGACCTGTCAGGGGTTCCGGCCTCTCTGGCCGCCCTGCCCGAGCTTGAGGGGCATGTCGCCGGAACCCTCATCAGCGTGGACGACCTGATCGCCTATCTAGTCGGGTGGAACCGCACGGTTCTGAAATGGCATGAACGCGAAGCGGCGGGGCGGCCGATCGACTACCCGGATACGGGATTCAAAGGCAATGAGCTGGGCCGTCTGGCGCAACGCTTCTACGCCGATCTGGCGGGGGCGCCCCATGACGCGCGACTGGCGATGCTGGACGACGCCTATAGGGCGATCATGGTCCTGATTGAATCCCATGACGATCACAGCCTTTATGGCCTGCCCTGGTATGGGACGTGGACACGGGGCCGGATGATCCAGTTCAACACCTCGTCGCCCTACGCCAATGCGCGAAAGCGTCTGCGCCCCTGGATGAAGCAGCACGGCCTGACGACGGCCCGCGCCGTCCGAGCCTCGCGGATCGACGCCAATCCGGTTAGGATCGGGGGATGA
- a CDS encoding aminotransferase class V-fold PLP-dependent enzyme, translated as MSYKSLFSRALSLAPERLHFAAHSHHLWPDVGFEAQQQAWIDANIHADNKWGLLFGEVIPQAQAHVAAELGLPSPDSLVFSSSTHDFLLRLFSGLEKKPVRILATDGEFHSFRRQSERWQEAGEAVVTRIPLAPFDTFAERFVAAAREGRHDWIVVSQVFFRTGGMFDGIEDLADLARPEGPWVLVDGYHGFMATPTDLSKVADRLFYVAGGYKYAMAGEGACFLHAPPGFAPRPVNTGWFAEFGDLSGPPGGVQYRSDGGRFWGATFDCSALYRFNAARRTLSDQGLDTAAVAAHARDLAVRFQSAVIEGRAGPLADAEILNPVDGLAPRARFLALRHPDAPAWCSGLKRAGIVTDVRDDVIRFGFGLYQDADDVDRLIAASAAL; from the coding sequence ATGAGCTACAAGTCCCTGTTCTCGCGCGCCCTGTCGCTGGCCCCGGAGCGGCTGCATTTTGCGGCCCACAGCCATCATCTCTGGCCAGATGTCGGTTTCGAGGCGCAGCAGCAGGCCTGGATCGACGCCAATATCCACGCCGACAACAAATGGGGTCTGCTGTTCGGCGAGGTGATCCCGCAGGCGCAAGCCCACGTCGCCGCCGAACTGGGCCTGCCCTCGCCGGACAGTCTGGTCTTTTCGTCCAGCACCCACGACTTCCTGCTGCGTCTGTTCTCGGGCCTGGAGAAGAAGCCGGTTCGCATTCTGGCGACGGACGGCGAATTCCATTCCTTCCGCCGCCAGTCAGAGCGCTGGCAGGAGGCGGGTGAGGCGGTGGTCACCCGCATTCCCCTGGCGCCTTTCGACACCTTCGCCGAGCGGTTCGTCGCCGCCGCGCGTGAAGGTCGGCATGACTGGATCGTCGTCAGCCAGGTCTTCTTCCGCACCGGCGGCATGTTCGACGGGATCGAGGACCTTGCCGATCTGGCGCGGCCCGAGGGGCCGTGGGTTCTTGTCGACGGCTATCACGGCTTCATGGCGACCCCGACGGATCTGTCGAAGGTCGCGGACCGCCTCTTCTATGTGGCGGGCGGCTACAAATACGCCATGGCGGGCGAGGGCGCCTGTTTCCTGCACGCCCCGCCCGGCTTTGCGCCGCGCCCGGTCAACACAGGCTGGTTTGCAGAGTTTGGCGACCTGTCCGGGCCGCCCGGCGGGGTGCAGTATCGCAGCGACGGCGGCCGTTTCTGGGGCGCGACCTTCGACTGTTCGGCGCTGTACCGCTTCAATGCGGCGCGGCGGACGCTGAGCGACCAGGGCCTGGACACCGCCGCCGTCGCCGCCCACGCCCGCGACCTGGCCGTCCGGTTCCAGTCGGCGGTGATCGAGGGGCGCGCGGGGCCGCTCGCGGACGCCGAAATCCTCAATCCGGTCGATGGCCTCGCGCCCCGCGCCCGGTTTCTGGCGCTGCGCCATCCCGACGCCCCCGCCTGGTGTTCGGGGCTGAAGCGGGCGGGCATCGTCACCGACGTCCGCGACGACGTCATCCGCTTCGGTTTCGGCCTGTATCAGGACGCCGACGACGTGGATCGGCTGATCGCCGCCTCGGCCGCCCTCTAA
- the secA gene encoding preprotein translocase subunit SecA, whose translation MLGFAKKFFGSSNDRKVKSFQDHAQRINALEPKFAALSDDELRMMTDAFKDRLANGDTLEKILPEAFAVVREASKRVLGQRQYDVQLAGGMILNEGGIAEMRTGEGKTLVAVAPVYLNALAGKGVHVITVNDYLARRDAETMGKVYRFLGLEVGVIVNGLSQGQRQQAYNADVTYGTNNEFGFDYLRDNLVYDRREMVQRPHNFAIVDEVDSILIDEARTPLIISGPTEDRSDLYKVLDGLIKDLIKDKDTFELDEKQKQVLLTELGSERMEEALEAGGHFAADTTGLYDAANISLVHHANQALRANTLYQRDKDYIIKGGEIVLIDEFTGRMMTGRRLSEGLHQAIEAKEDVKIQPENQTLASVTIQNYFRLYEKLSGMTGTAATEAQEFGDIYKMDVLEVPTNRPIQRKDFDDEVYRTHDEKNQAIARQIAECHLAGQPILVGTVSIERSEQLSDLLNRYEHKVEVSRTLKKEYAGKTKEAEKIGDAAYDITYETRLRGIPHSVLNARQHEQEAYIVADAGLPGAVTIATNMAGRGTDIQLGGNLEMKMQKWMLEQRNMAVEVTHEMELAKEAEFKAEIAVQKKVALDAGGLFVLGTERHESRRIDNQLRGRTGRQGDPGVSKFYLSCEDDLLRIFAGDRLDSIMKTFGVAEGEAITHPWLNRAIETAQKRVETRNYDIRKNLLKYDDVVNDQRKAVFEQRQEFMDSEDLSELVGDFRRDVVSDLVERYMPPKAYAEQWDIDGLDERVRSTLGLELPLHDWAAEEGVSNEEIEERLLEAADARAAERLDMIGAEQTRGLEKQFMLQMIDMQWREHLVHLDHLRGVIGLRGYGQRDPLQEYKTEAFSLFESLLYDLRHNVTRWLMTVEFRFQAPPELPEFQEIHLNPGTGENEMANPSAQNPEETLIGDDRARLPVEMLPPGWEMTGRNSPCPCGSGRKFKHCHGALV comes from the coding sequence ATGCTCGGCTTCGCCAAGAAATTTTTCGGCTCTTCCAACGACCGCAAGGTCAAGTCCTTCCAGGACCACGCCCAGCGCATCAATGCGCTGGAGCCAAAATTCGCGGCCCTGTCCGACGACGAACTGCGGATGATGACCGACGCCTTCAAGGATCGGTTGGCGAACGGCGACACGCTGGAGAAAATCCTGCCTGAAGCCTTCGCCGTGGTGCGCGAGGCTTCCAAGCGCGTGCTGGGCCAGCGTCAGTACGACGTCCAGCTGGCCGGCGGCATGATCCTGAACGAAGGCGGCATCGCCGAGATGCGGACCGGCGAGGGCAAGACCCTGGTCGCCGTGGCGCCCGTCTATCTGAACGCCCTGGCGGGCAAGGGCGTGCACGTCATCACCGTCAACGACTATCTGGCCCGCCGCGACGCCGAGACGATGGGCAAGGTCTATCGCTTCCTGGGCCTGGAGGTCGGGGTCATCGTCAATGGCCTGTCTCAGGGTCAGCGCCAGCAGGCCTACAACGCCGACGTCACCTACGGCACCAACAACGAGTTCGGCTTCGACTATCTGCGCGACAATCTGGTCTATGACCGGCGCGAGATGGTGCAGCGTCCGCACAACTTCGCCATCGTCGACGAAGTCGACTCCATCCTGATCGACGAGGCGCGCACGCCCCTGATCATCTCGGGTCCGACCGAGGACCGCTCTGACCTCTACAAAGTCCTCGACGGCCTGATCAAGGACCTGATCAAGGACAAGGACACCTTCGAACTCGACGAGAAGCAGAAGCAGGTTCTGCTGACCGAGCTGGGCTCGGAACGGATGGAGGAGGCGCTGGAAGCAGGCGGCCACTTCGCCGCCGACACAACCGGCCTGTATGACGCGGCCAACATCAGCCTGGTGCACCACGCCAACCAGGCCCTGCGCGCCAACACCCTGTATCAGCGCGACAAGGACTATATCATCAAGGGCGGCGAGATCGTCCTGATCGACGAATTCACCGGTCGCATGATGACAGGGCGCCGCCTGTCCGAAGGTCTGCACCAGGCCATCGAGGCCAAGGAGGACGTCAAGATCCAGCCCGAGAACCAGACCCTGGCCTCGGTGACGATCCAGAACTATTTCCGCCTGTACGAAAAGCTGTCGGGCATGACCGGCACCGCCGCGACCGAGGCCCAGGAGTTTGGCGACATCTACAAGATGGACGTGCTGGAGGTGCCGACCAACCGGCCGATCCAGCGCAAGGACTTCGACGACGAAGTCTATCGCACCCACGACGAGAAGAACCAGGCGATCGCCAGACAGATCGCCGAATGCCATCTGGCAGGCCAGCCGATCCTGGTCGGCACCGTCTCCATCGAACGGTCGGAACAGCTGTCGGACCTGCTGAACCGCTACGAGCACAAGGTCGAGGTCTCGCGCACTCTCAAGAAGGAATACGCCGGCAAGACCAAGGAAGCCGAGAAGATCGGCGACGCCGCCTATGACATCACCTACGAGACCAGGCTGCGCGGCATTCCGCACAGCGTCCTGAACGCGCGCCAGCACGAGCAAGAAGCCTATATCGTCGCCGACGCCGGCCTGCCGGGCGCGGTGACCATCGCCACCAACATGGCCGGCCGCGGCACCGACATCCAGCTCGGGGGCAACCTCGAGATGAAGATGCAGAAGTGGATGCTGGAACAGCGCAACATGGCTGTCGAAGTGACCCACGAGATGGAGCTAGCCAAGGAGGCCGAGTTCAAGGCCGAGATCGCCGTTCAGAAAAAGGTCGCGCTGGACGCCGGCGGCCTGTTCGTCCTGGGCACCGAGCGTCACGAGAGCCGCCGCATCGACAACCAGCTGCGTGGCCGCACCGGCCGCCAGGGCGACCCCGGCGTGTCGAAATTCTACCTGTCCTGCGAGGACGACCTGCTGCGCATCTTCGCCGGGGACCGTCTGGACTCGATCATGAAGACCTTCGGCGTGGCGGAAGGCGAGGCCATCACCCACCCCTGGCTGAACCGCGCCATCGAAACCGCCCAGAAGCGCGTCGAGACCCGCAACTACGACATCCGCAAGAACCTGCTGAAGTACGACGACGTCGTGAACGACCAGCGCAAGGCCGTGTTCGAGCAGCGCCAGGAGTTCATGGATTCCGAGGACCTGTCCGAACTGGTCGGCGATTTCCGCCGCGACGTGGTTTCCGACCTGGTCGAACGCTACATGCCGCCCAAGGCCTATGCCGAACAGTGGGACATCGACGGTCTGGACGAACGCGTCCGTTCGACCCTGGGCCTGGAGCTGCCGCTGCACGACTGGGCGGCCGAGGAAGGCGTCTCCAACGAGGAGATCGAGGAACGGCTGCTGGAAGCCGCCGACGCCCGCGCCGCGGAACGTCTGGACATGATCGGCGCCGAACAGACGCGCGGTCTGGAAAAGCAGTTCATGCTGCAGATGATCGACATGCAGTGGCGCGAGCACCTGGTTCACCTGGACCATCTGCGCGGCGTCATCGGCCTGCGCGGTTATGGCCAGCGCGATCCGCTGCAGGAATATAAGACCGAAGCCTTCTCCCTGTTCGAAAGCCTGCTCTACGACCTGCGCCACAATGTCACCCGCTGGCTGATGACGGTGGAGTTCCGCTTCCAGGCGCCGCCTGAGCTGCCCGAGTTCCAGGAAATCCACCTGAACCCCGGCACTGGCGAGAACGAGATGGCCAACCCCTCGGCCCAGAATCCGGAAGAGACCCTGATCGGCGACGACCGCGCCAGATTGCCGGTCGAAATGCTGCCCCCCGGCTGGGAAATGACCGGCCGCAACTCTCCCTGCCCCTGCGGGTCCGGCCGCAAGTTCAAACACTGCCACGGCGCCCTGGTCTAA
- a CDS encoding peptidylprolyl isomerase: protein MLLAAGLATAACSRGGGDRPPEPGDRAVAMVQDRTIWASDVKREAVAQGLIGEGEPLDITSDLFRRVLDEVIDQKLLAGEAQRRRLDSSPLAQRRLEATRERILGDMLVESVVDKAVSDQAVQTLYNEQLRLAKTAEEIRVRLILSRTKPEAEAVIGILGQGAGFEAVAMERSIDEATRFSGGDLGYSTPDVMPQAYADALRDKPAGALVGPFQTEGGWAVLRVEDRRKETPPTLEQARPQIVRYLTYEGVRQLLEQLRGKSKVDVRLPAPPTPPAQSSQPAARP, encoded by the coding sequence ATGCTTCTGGCCGCCGGCCTGGCGACGGCGGCCTGTTCGCGCGGCGGGGGCGACCGTCCGCCCGAACCGGGCGACCGGGCGGTGGCGATGGTGCAGGACCGGACCATCTGGGCCTCGGACGTCAAGCGCGAGGCGGTGGCGCAAGGATTGATCGGCGAGGGCGAGCCGCTGGACATCACCTCGGACCTGTTCCGCCGCGTGCTGGATGAGGTGATCGACCAGAAGCTGCTGGCCGGCGAGGCGCAGCGGCGGCGGCTGGATTCCTCGCCCCTGGCCCAGCGCCGGCTGGAGGCGACGCGCGAACGCATCCTGGGCGACATGCTGGTGGAGAGCGTGGTCGACAAGGCCGTGTCCGACCAGGCGGTGCAGACCCTGTATAATGAACAGCTGCGGCTGGCGAAGACCGCCGAGGAAATCCGGGTGCGGCTGATCCTGTCGCGCACGAAGCCCGAGGCCGAGGCCGTGATCGGCATATTGGGCCAGGGCGCCGGGTTCGAGGCGGTGGCCATGGAGCGCTCCATCGACGAGGCGACGCGGTTCTCCGGCGGCGACCTGGGCTATTCCACGCCGGACGTGATGCCCCAGGCCTATGCCGACGCCCTGCGCGACAAGCCCGCGGGCGCCCTGGTCGGACCCTTCCAGACCGAGGGCGGATGGGCGGTGCTGCGGGTCGAGGATCGACGCAAGGAGACGCCGCCCACCCTGGAACAGGCCCGGCCGCAGATCGTGCGCTATCTGACCTATGAGGGCGTGCGCCAGCTGCTGGAGCAGTTGCGCGGCAAATCCAAGGTGGATGTCCGACTGCCCGCCCCGCCGACGCCGCCCGCCCAATCCTCTCAACCGGCCGCACGACCATGA